The nucleotide window TACTTACAGGACAAATAACAATTATAATAGCGATTAGTGGATTGTTGAGCGTTAGTTTAGTAGTAGGATTATCTCCCTTAGCAATATACATAACGACGATTATTACATCTATTGCTTCTCAATTTTTAAGCATCGCATTGAGCGCCTCTATTACAAAGCTTTTCAATGCAGAAAACGTCCAAAGAGCGATGTCCTTTAATCAAATTGCCATTTCCTTATCTTCAATCGCTAGCCCGGTCATTGCAGGTATACTGTACGGCTATATATCAATGGCTGTATTTTTAACTGTTTATATTGGAACAACAACGCTGGCAGTAGCGCTAAATGCAACGATGGATTTTCATTTATTTGCAGCAAAAACAGAAGAGCATTTGAAAGAATCAATATGGCAAAGCATGAGAATGGGGGTTATTTATTTAAAATCACAGCCACTGATTTTACCAATGCTTTGGGTTGTCTTTGTGAATAATTTTTTATTTGGTGCCTTTAACATAGGTTACTCTTATACACTTATTGAAATTTTGCAAATGCAAACACAGCATTTTGGTTTGACAGAGGCAGCATATGCTATTGGGATGCTGTTGATGTCCATTTGGCTATCAGCACCGAAAAGAGCAGTGAAGTTCCCTGTTTTAGTAGCAAAACGTTGTATGATAGGCATGGGAATAACGATGATGGGGGTTACACTTCCGTTGTTTTTTGAAATTTCTTATATAAGCGTTGTTATCTACTATATGGTGCTAATGTTTGCGATTGGACTATTAGAGCTTTTAGTCAATATACCGTTACAGGTGATGCTACAAAAAGCTGTGGATGATGAGTTTAAGGGGCGTATTTTTTCGTTAACTGAAACAATGTCAATGGCATTGATGCCACTTGGAAGTGTTGTGTATGGCTATCTTTATGATGTATTCCCCGCTCAATGGATATTTATTATTT belongs to Lysinibacillus louembei and includes:
- a CDS encoding MFS transporter; translation: MKNIARLKKEKYHLWAFPISKLISSFGALVYAFAVSLYILQQTGSATSFALSLICSIVPRALVAPFAGYMADNCSRKAIVLTGQITIIIAISGLLSVSLVVGLSPLAIYITTIITSIASQFLSIALSASITKLFNAENVQRAMSFNQIAISLSSIASPVIAGILYGYISMAVFLTVYIGTTTLAVALNATMDFHLFAAKTEEHLKESIWQSMRMGVIYLKSQPLILPMLWVVFVNNFLFGAFNIGYSYTLIEILQMQTQHFGLTEAAYAIGMLLMSIWLSAPKRAVKFPVLVAKRCMIGMGITMMGVTLPLFFEISYISVVIYYMVLMFAIGLLELLVNIPLQVMLQKAVDDEFKGRIFSLTETMSMALMPLGSVVYGYLYDVFPAQWIFIISSLLLISVIIILIKPSYIHKAHPELSNV